In Sedimentibacter sp. MB31-C6, one genomic interval encodes:
- a CDS encoding amidohydrolase — protein sequence MILIKNGFIKTMAGEDIENGQILIEDGKIKAVGKDIEVPIDVEIIDAKGCLVTPGLVEGHCHIGMWEEGIGFEGEDGNEDVEPITPHLRAIDGINPMDQSFKDAIGGGVTTTVTGPGSANVIGGQFLAMKTYGNRVDKMIIKDPVAIKIAFGENPKRVYSEQHKSPVTRMAVAAMLRETLYEAKQYMIEIEESKDDPDKRPDYDLKMEALLPVMKKEIPLKAHAHRADDIFTALRIAKEFDVNITLDHCTEGHLIVDELAAEGKPCLVGPTLGSRSKVELKYKSFETPKILVDAGIKIAIITDSNVIPIEYLSMCAGLAVKGGLSEEDAWKAITINPAEIIGIDDRVGSIEVGKDADIAIFRGNPLIDLNYETEMTIIDGKVVYSNK from the coding sequence ATGATACTAATAAAAAATGGATTTATAAAGACTATGGCCGGTGAAGATATTGAAAATGGTCAAATTCTTATTGAAGATGGTAAAATTAAAGCTGTAGGTAAAGATATAGAAGTGCCCATTGATGTTGAAATAATTGATGCAAAAGGTTGCCTTGTAACACCTGGTTTAGTTGAAGGACACTGCCACATAGGTATGTGGGAAGAAGGTATTGGCTTTGAAGGTGAAGATGGAAATGAAGATGTGGAGCCTATTACACCACATCTTAGGGCAATTGATGGAATTAATCCAATGGATCAAAGTTTTAAGGATGCTATAGGAGGAGGAGTAACTACTACTGTTACAGGACCAGGAAGTGCTAACGTAATAGGTGGACAGTTCCTTGCTATGAAGACTTATGGCAATAGAGTTGATAAAATGATTATTAAAGATCCTGTAGCTATAAAAATTGCTTTTGGAGAAAACCCTAAAAGAGTGTATAGTGAACAACATAAATCGCCAGTAACAAGAATGGCAGTTGCAGCAATGCTTAGAGAAACTTTGTATGAAGCTAAACAATATATGATAGAAATAGAAGAATCAAAGGATGATCCTGATAAAAGACCAGATTATGATTTAAAGATGGAAGCTTTACTTCCTGTTATGAAAAAAGAAATACCATTAAAGGCTCACGCTCATAGAGCCGATGATATTTTTACTGCATTACGTATTGCAAAAGAATTTGATGTTAATATAACTTTAGATCATTGTACTGAAGGCCATCTTATTGTAGATGAATTAGCAGCAGAAGGTAAGCCGTGTTTAGTTGGACCAACATTAGGATCTAGGTCAAAAGTAGAATTGAAATATAAAAGCTTTGAAACACCTAAAATATTAGTAGATGCAGGAATTAAAATTGCCATAATAACAGATTCAAATGTAATTCCTATAGAATATTTAAGTATGTGCGCTGGGTTGGCAGTTAAGGGTGGGCTGTCAGAAGAAGACGCATGGAAGGCTATAACTATTAATCCAGCAGAAATAATAGGTATTGATGATAGAGTTGGTAGTATAGAGGTTGGTAAAGATGCTGATATAGCAATATTTAGAGGCAATCCTTTAATAGATTTAAACTATGAAACAGAAATGACTATAATCGATGGAAAAGTAGTTTATAGCAATAAGTAA
- the trpS gene encoding tryptophan--tRNA ligase, translated as MEDKKVIFSGMQPSGSLTLGNYLGALKNWVNLQNEYDCYYCVVNMHAITVPKEPKDLRKNTLEVLANYIAAGLDPELVTLFIQSHVAAHAELSWVLNCFTYYGELGRMTQFKDKSKKMESNAITAGLFTYPTLMVSDILLYQTDLVPVGEDQRQHLELTRDVAQRFNNRFSETFKVPEPFISKDGAKIMSLQDPTSKMSKSDANENSYILLMDKPDAIRRKLKRAVTDSEGVVRYNDTQPGVKNLINIYSKITNKSSQEIVSEYEGKGYAKFKDDIAEIIINELSPIQDKIDYLLKNKDYLEKIYISGAEKAEKVARKTLRKVYKKVGFIPRF; from the coding sequence ATGGAGGATAAAAAAGTTATATTTAGTGGAATGCAGCCATCAGGTTCACTAACATTAGGTAATTATTTAGGAGCATTAAAGAACTGGGTTAATCTTCAAAATGAATATGACTGCTATTACTGTGTTGTTAATATGCATGCTATAACTGTTCCAAAGGAGCCAAAAGATTTAAGAAAGAATACCCTTGAGGTGTTAGCTAACTATATAGCAGCAGGTTTAGATCCTGAATTGGTAACATTATTTATTCAATCTCATGTTGCTGCTCATGCAGAGTTGAGCTGGGTATTGAATTGTTTTACTTATTATGGTGAATTGGGACGTATGACTCAATTTAAAGATAAATCAAAGAAAATGGAAAGCAATGCTATAACTGCTGGATTGTTTACATATCCAACACTTATGGTTTCAGACATATTACTTTACCAAACAGACTTAGTTCCAGTAGGTGAAGATCAAAGACAACATCTTGAGTTAACTAGAGATGTCGCACAAAGATTTAATAATCGTTTTAGTGAAACATTTAAAGTACCTGAACCTTTTATATCTAAAGATGGTGCAAAAATTATGAGTCTTCAGGATCCAACTAGTAAAATGTCTAAATCAGATGCTAATGAGAATTCATATATACTTTTAATGGATAAACCTGATGCAATAAGAAGAAAATTAAAAAGAGCAGTAACTGATTCAGAAGGAGTTGTTAGGTATAATGACACTCAACCTGGGGTTAAAAATTTAATCAATATATATTCTAAAATAACTAATAAATCATCACAAGAAATTGTATCAGAATATGAAGGTAAGGGTTATGCAAAGTTTAAAGATGATATTGCAGAAATTATCATAAATGAGTTAAGTCCAATACAAGATAAAATAGATTATTTACTAAAAAATAAAGATTATTTAGAAAAAATTTATATATCTGGTGCAGAGAAGGCAGAGAAAGTAGCAAGAAAGACATTAAGAAAAGTATATAAAAAAGTAGGATTTATTCCAAGATTTTAA
- a CDS encoding DegV family protein translates to MSNIKLFSDSTCDLPFSEIERMDVGIIPLIVTFEEDSFRDGIDITPIDMFKMVKERKILPKTSAPSPIDFYNKFKPFVDDGKSVIYIGLSSKISTTIQNAKLAAEHLGNDKVHIIDSLNLCGAIGGLVRNAYNFANKGMTAEEVTKEIRRIVPNYKLFFTINTLDYLHMGGRCSSTEAIFGNMLGIKPIISMSADGLDVWKKTRGKKKAIKIMIDEAEKDKDKILFDEIHLAYAVGNEKEGHEIKNQLIEKTGITKFHEYSIGCVISSHCGEGTVGFGYYLK, encoded by the coding sequence ATGAGTAATATAAAATTATTTTCTGATAGTACTTGCGACTTACCTTTTAGCGAAATCGAAAGAATGGATGTTGGGATAATACCATTAATTGTAACCTTCGAAGAAGATTCATTTCGAGATGGTATTGATATAACTCCAATTGATATGTTTAAAATGGTAAAAGAAAGAAAAATATTACCTAAAACATCTGCCCCTTCCCCAATAGATTTTTACAATAAATTTAAACCTTTTGTTGATGATGGTAAATCTGTTATATACATAGGATTATCTTCAAAAATTTCTACAACCATACAAAACGCAAAATTAGCTGCTGAACATCTTGGTAATGATAAAGTTCATATTATAGATTCATTAAATTTGTGTGGCGCAATAGGAGGATTAGTACGTAATGCTTACAATTTTGCCAATAAGGGAATGACAGCTGAAGAAGTAACAAAAGAAATTAGGAGAATTGTACCAAATTATAAGTTATTTTTCACAATTAATACTTTGGATTATCTACATATGGGTGGAAGATGTAGTAGTACAGAAGCAATTTTTGGAAACATGTTAGGTATTAAACCTATTATTAGCATGTCTGCTGATGGTTTAGATGTATGGAAAAAAACTAGAGGTAAAAAAAAGGCAATTAAAATAATGATTGACGAAGCTGAAAAAGATAAAGACAAAATTTTATTTGATGAAATACATCTTGCTTATGCTGTTGGTAATGAAAAAGAGGGACATGAAATAAAAAATCAATTAATTGAAAAAACAGGAATAACAAAATTTCATGAATATTCTATTGGATGTGTAATATCAAGTCATTGCGGAGAAGGCACTGTAGGTTTTGGCTATTATCTTAAATAA
- the cobO gene encoding cob(I)yrinic acid a,c-diamide adenosyltransferase, whose product MKKGYIHIYTGNGKGKTTAAFGLAARAVLSGKKVFIAQFVKDMKYNETKLESYFDNLVIKQYGKGCFINELPKDEDIQAAKQGLNECNEILSNGDYDLIILDEIFIALYFKLFNVTDVIKILESKASNTEVVLTGRYAPQELIDIADLVTDMVEVKHYYSQGVLSRDGIDH is encoded by the coding sequence ATGAAAAAGGGTTATATTCATATATATACTGGTAACGGAAAAGGGAAAACAACCGCTGCCTTCGGACTGGCAGCAAGAGCTGTTTTATCTGGAAAAAAAGTCTTTATTGCACAATTTGTAAAAGATATGAAATATAATGAAACAAAATTAGAAAGTTATTTTGATAACCTAGTTATTAAACAATATGGCAAAGGATGCTTTATTAACGAGCTACCTAAAGATGAAGATATTCAAGCAGCAAAACAAGGATTAAATGAATGCAATGAAATACTTTCAAATGGGGATTATGACCTTATAATATTAGATGAAATTTTTATTGCTTTATATTTTAAACTTTTCAATGTTACTGATGTTATAAAAATATTAGAAAGTAAAGCATCTAATACAGAAGTAGTGTTAACTGGAAGATATGCACCTCAAGAGTTAATTGATATAGCTGATTTAGTAACTGATATGGTCGAAGTGAAACATTATTATAGCCAAGGAGTTTTATCAAGAGACGGTATAGATCATTAA
- a CDS encoding S-layer homology domain-containing protein — protein MKLLNKIICIVFFICIINSQVYALDSSAVDIQKNIENKYGVNVIVSDNINENDLIESFKILECSLEKFFEGIIKEITDYYLTKGIETNIIIKEKENIIDLNANYKLTDNSINLYINILTNNYFGKTYSTSSDGIVHELGHFIGDYLIEIYSYDKLKSDFELLNNGYEYGKWGKDYNKVFVNKHSANSLHDDIADLIWYVEVKPDDLRNVNYGKKEIIHKKVVYLANLFDETFDSIKGDTKLWLEAVPTTPDKWALETISVMTEEGLIPDDFDGKYGAYITKEDFYILLIKLAKEKLGEEDFYNSFDMVIPEKGIKLNPINGEIVIEDKVDKIYNINSTKYEEYIYDAYKFGLIQEDDDLNLGTPITRLEASKLLVLMIDKLGIDISNYEEVEFSDIKGISDIDKPYLYFAVNKEIIKGDGNKLTPYEYCTYQEVYIMLDRVCDIL, from the coding sequence GTTTCAGATAATATTAATGAAAATGATTTAATTGAAAGTTTTAAAATACTAGAATGTAGTTTAGAAAAATTCTTTGAAGGTATAATTAAGGAAATAACTGATTATTATTTAACTAAAGGTATAGAAACAAATATTATTATTAAAGAAAAAGAAAATATTATTGATTTAAATGCTAATTATAAATTAACTGATAATTCTATTAATTTGTATATAAATATTTTGACTAACAATTATTTTGGTAAAACTTACTCTACTTCAAGTGATGGAATAGTACACGAATTAGGTCATTTTATAGGCGATTATTTAATTGAAATTTACAGTTATGATAAATTAAAAAGTGATTTTGAATTACTAAATAATGGTTATGAATATGGCAAGTGGGGAAAGGATTATAATAAAGTATTTGTAAATAAACATTCAGCAAACAGTTTGCATGATGATATTGCAGATTTAATATGGTATGTTGAAGTTAAACCAGATGATTTGAGAAATGTTAATTATGGCAAAAAAGAAATAATACATAAAAAGGTAGTATATTTAGCAAATCTCTTTGATGAAACTTTTGATTCAATAAAGGGAGATACAAAACTATGGCTTGAAGCTGTTCCCACTACACCTGATAAATGGGCGCTGGAAACAATTAGTGTTATGACAGAAGAAGGATTAATACCTGACGATTTTGATGGTAAATATGGAGCTTATATAACAAAAGAAGACTTTTATATTTTGTTAATAAAATTGGCAAAGGAAAAATTAGGAGAAGAAGACTTTTACAATAGTTTTGATATGGTGATACCTGAAAAAGGCATTAAGCTTAATCCAATTAATGGAGAAATAGTAATTGAAGATAAAGTAGACAAAATATATAATATAAATTCTACAAAATACGAGGAATATATTTACGACGCATATAAATTTGGATTAATTCAAGAAGATGACGATTTGAATTTAGGAACTCCGATAACAAGATTAGAAGCATCCAAACTTTTAGTTTTAATGATTGATAAACTTGGAATAGATATTTCTAATTATGAAGAGGTCGAATTTTCTGATATTAAAGGTATAAGTGATATAGATAAACCGTATTTGTATTTTGCAGTTAATAAGGAAATAATTAAAGGTGATGGAAATAAACTAACGCCTTATGAATATTGTACTTATCAAGAAGTATATATAATGCTAGATAGGGTATGTGATATTTTATAA